The Bradyrhizobium ottawaense genome window below encodes:
- a CDS encoding ABC transporter permease, translating into MNEARRSAAGLEVRGLDVYYGHSHALQSVDLTLESGVFSVVGRNGMGKTTLCKAIMGLVGVSGGSIRVRGADITRRPPAQIARLGVGYVPQGRRLWRSLSVDEHLRLAGGMRSGAWTVERIYDTFPRLAERRDHGGGQLSGGEQQMLAISRALLTNPHLLIMDEPTEGLAPVIVAQVEEMLLRLGEDGDMSVLVIEQNIGVATAVSRNVAIMVNGRINRIIDSARLAADRELQQRLLGVGLHAELEPDLDIPPSGPDAKPAPAPRRDGPIRIYVSNPTLPTRWSQPVPIARIEAAARTLSTQIARLDETARRKREPMAAQTAGPPVVLVVGTLDTKGLELRFIRDIIAETGLRTRLVDVSTSGKHSSCDVSAQEIALNHGRGGAAVFGPDRGAAVTAMADAFASWLRRQGNVVGVITAGGSGAASLVAPGMRALPVGVPKLIISSVASGDVGPYVGPADITMMHSVTDVQGLNSISRAVLANGAHALAGMVKARLDARAATAREAGGLPSVGITMFGVTTPAVQKIAAELRDDVECLVFHATGVGGRSMEKLVESGQLAGIIDLTTTEVCDLLMGGVFPATEDRFGAIIRTRIPYVGSVGALDMVNFGAPDTIPERYRGRKFHVHNPQVTLMRTNVEENERVGRWIGERLNQMDGPVRFFLPEGGVSALDARGQPFWDPDADAALFRTLERTVRQTGHRQLIRTPKNINDPDFAAAIVGAFRTLFGRTGTRRRLAR; encoded by the coding sequence ATGAATGAGGCCCGTCGCTCCGCCGCCGGGCTCGAGGTCCGCGGGCTCGACGTCTATTACGGGCACTCGCACGCGCTGCAAAGCGTCGACCTCACGCTCGAGAGCGGCGTGTTCTCCGTCGTCGGCCGCAACGGCATGGGCAAGACCACGCTGTGCAAGGCGATCATGGGGCTGGTCGGCGTCAGCGGCGGGTCGATCCGTGTCCGCGGCGCGGACATCACAAGGCGGCCGCCCGCCCAGATCGCCCGGCTCGGCGTCGGCTACGTACCGCAGGGGCGCCGCCTGTGGCGCTCGCTCAGCGTCGACGAGCATTTGCGGCTGGCCGGCGGCATGCGCTCCGGCGCCTGGACGGTCGAGCGCATCTACGACACCTTCCCGCGCCTTGCCGAGCGAAGGGATCACGGCGGCGGCCAGCTCTCCGGCGGCGAGCAGCAGATGCTGGCGATCTCGCGCGCGCTGCTCACCAATCCGCATTTGCTGATCATGGACGAGCCGACCGAGGGACTTGCGCCCGTCATCGTGGCGCAGGTCGAGGAGATGCTGCTGCGGCTCGGTGAGGACGGCGACATGTCCGTGCTCGTGATCGAGCAGAATATCGGCGTCGCCACCGCGGTCTCGCGCAACGTCGCCATCATGGTCAACGGCCGCATCAATCGCATCATCGACTCCGCGCGGCTCGCCGCCGACCGCGAGCTCCAGCAACGCCTGCTCGGCGTCGGGCTTCACGCCGAGCTCGAGCCGGATCTCGACATCCCCCCATCCGGCCCGGACGCCAAACCGGCGCCGGCGCCACGCCGCGACGGGCCGATCCGCATCTACGTCTCCAATCCGACACTGCCGACGCGGTGGTCGCAGCCGGTGCCGATCGCCCGCATCGAGGCCGCAGCCCGCACGCTCTCGACGCAAATCGCGCGGCTCGACGAGACGGCAAGGCGCAAGCGCGAGCCGATGGCGGCGCAGACCGCGGGCCCGCCTGTCGTCCTGGTCGTCGGCACGCTCGACACCAAGGGCCTCGAGCTGCGCTTCATCCGCGACATCATCGCCGAAACCGGCCTGCGTACGCGGCTGGTCGACGTCTCGACCAGCGGCAAGCATTCCAGCTGCGATGTCTCCGCGCAGGAGATCGCCCTCAACCACGGCCGCGGCGGTGCCGCGGTATTCGGCCCCGACCGCGGCGCGGCCGTGACCGCGATGGCCGATGCGTTCGCGAGCTGGCTACGGCGCCAGGGCAATGTCGTCGGCGTGATCACGGCGGGCGGGTCGGGCGCGGCGTCGCTGGTTGCCCCCGGGATGCGCGCGCTTCCGGTCGGCGTCCCGAAGCTGATCATCTCCTCCGTCGCATCCGGCGATGTCGGGCCCTATGTCGGCCCGGCCGACATCACCATGATGCACTCGGTCACCGACGTGCAGGGCTTGAACTCGATCTCGCGCGCGGTGCTGGCCAACGGCGCCCATGCGCTTGCCGGCATGGTCAAGGCGCGGCTGGATGCGCGCGCCGCGACGGCACGGGAGGCTGGCGGCCTGCCTTCGGTCGGCATCACCATGTTCGGCGTGACGACGCCGGCGGTGCAGAAGATCGCCGCCGAGCTGCGCGACGATGTCGAGTGCCTGGTCTTCCATGCCACCGGCGTCGGCGGCCGTTCCATGGAGAAACTCGTCGAGTCCGGCCAGCTCGCCGGCATCATCGACCTCACCACGACGGAGGTCTGCGATCTCCTGATGGGCGGCGTGTTTCCCGCAACCGAGGACCGCTTCGGTGCGATCATCCGCACGCGTATCCCCTATGTCGGCTCGGTCGGCGCACTCGACATGGTCAATTTCGGCGCGCCCGACACCATTCCCGAGCGCTACCGCGGCCGCAAATTCCACGTCCACAATCCGCAAGTGACGTTGATGCGGACGAACGTGGAAGAGAACGAGCGCGTCGGCCGCTGGATCGGCGAGCGGCTCAACCAGATGGACGGCCCGGTGCGCTTCTTCCTGCCCGAGGGCGGCGTCTCCGCGCTCGATGCGCGGGGCCAGCCGTTCTGGGATCCGGACGCCGATGCCGCGCTGTTCCGCACGCTGGAGCGCACCGTGCGGCAGACCGGCCATCGCCAGCTCATCCGCACGCCCAAGAACATCAACGATCCCGATTTCGCCGCCGCCATCGTCGGTGCGTTCCGAACCCTGTTCGGCCGCACGGGCACGCGGCGGAGACTAGCGAGGTGA
- a CDS encoding SRPBCC family protein, whose translation MARVYVSTVVNARNDRVWARVRDFNGLPNWHPAIAESRIEGGEPADKIGCVRDFRLRNGDRIREKLLGLSDYDMFCTYSILESPMGVENYVATLRLTPVTDGDQTFMEWTAEFDCAPERETELVSNIGGGVFQGGFDALKRVFGG comes from the coding sequence ATGGCTCGCGTCTACGTCTCCACCGTCGTCAATGCCCGCAACGACCGCGTCTGGGCGCGGGTGCGCGATTTCAATGGCTTGCCGAACTGGCATCCGGCGATCGCCGAAAGCCGCATCGAGGGCGGCGAGCCCGCCGACAAGATCGGTTGTGTGCGAGATTTTCGCCTGCGCAACGGCGACCGCATCCGCGAGAAGCTGCTCGGCCTCTCCGACTACGACATGTTCTGCACCTATTCGATCCTGGAATCGCCGATGGGTGTCGAGAACTATGTCGCAACCCTGCGGCTCACCCCCGTCACCGACGGCGACCAGACCTTCATGGAATGGACCGCCGAATTCGACTGCGCGCCGGAGCGGGAGACCGAGCTCGTCAGCAATATCGGCGGCGGCGTGTTCCAGGGCGGATTTGATGCGCTCAAGCGCGTGTTCGGAGGCTGA
- a CDS encoding branched-chain amino acid ABC transporter permease: MSLAHDARVTVRPADVAQRPARTWPEINNPAAWIVAIILLIMPLIASGFFLIEIFATTLILGIMALSLMFLAGYGGMVSLMQLTIAGFSAYMVAVFGVSGNANISLGWPWWLAVPMALALATAFGTLGGALAVRTEGIYTIMITLAIGAAFYYFTNQNWAIFNGHTGINTVATPHFWGVNWRADIPFYYIVLAVAALCYFAVEYLSRAPFGLALQGVRDNPRRMAALGFNVNAHRVAAYAFASFVAALAGVLQVWNYRQISPGSVSVGACIDVLIIAVVGGITRPIGPFIGALIFVLLRTFALDFLVRLGLDGNRFRLLIGLGFLAIVFWSSDGVIGLWQRWRQSRRPAANRPGGGRGHG, from the coding sequence ATGTCGCTCGCCCACGATGCCCGCGTTACCGTTCGCCCCGCCGATGTTGCGCAGCGCCCGGCGCGGACATGGCCGGAGATCAACAATCCCGCCGCCTGGATCGTCGCGATCATTCTCCTGATCATGCCGTTGATCGCGAGCGGCTTCTTCCTGATCGAGATCTTCGCGACCACGCTGATTCTCGGCATCATGGCGCTCAGCCTGATGTTCCTTGCCGGCTATGGCGGCATGGTCAGCCTGATGCAGCTCACCATCGCGGGCTTCTCCGCCTACATGGTCGCCGTGTTCGGCGTCAGCGGCAACGCCAATATCAGCCTGGGCTGGCCGTGGTGGCTCGCGGTCCCCATGGCGCTGGCGCTGGCGACCGCCTTCGGCACGCTCGGCGGCGCGCTCGCGGTGCGCACCGAAGGCATCTACACCATCATGATCACGCTCGCGATCGGAGCGGCCTTCTACTATTTCACCAACCAGAACTGGGCGATTTTCAACGGCCATACCGGCATCAACACCGTGGCGACGCCGCACTTCTGGGGCGTGAACTGGCGCGCCGACATTCCCTTCTACTATATCGTGCTCGCGGTTGCCGCGCTGTGCTATTTCGCCGTCGAATATCTTTCGCGCGCCCCGTTCGGCCTCGCCCTTCAGGGCGTGCGCGACAATCCCAGGCGCATGGCGGCGCTCGGCTTCAACGTCAATGCGCACCGCGTCGCCGCCTATGCCTTCGCCTCCTTCGTGGCCGCCCTCGCCGGCGTCCTCCAGGTCTGGAACTACCGCCAGATCTCGCCGGGCTCGGTCAGCGTCGGGGCCTGCATCGACGTGCTGATCATCGCCGTCGTCGGCGGCATCACGCGTCCGATCGGTCCCTTCATCGGCGCGCTGATCTTCGTGCTGCTGCGCACCTTCGCGCTCGACTTCCTTGTCAGGCTCGGCCTCGACGGCAACCGCTTCCGCCTGCTGATCGGTCTCGGTTTCCTCGCCATCGTGTTCTGGTCCTCGGACGGCGTCATCGGCCTGTGGCAGCGCTGGCGCCAGAGCCGGCGTCCTGCCGCAAATCGACCGGGCGGAGGACGCGGCCATGGATAG
- a CDS encoding branched-chain amino acid ABC transporter permease, whose product MSRFVERHPAWALISIIAIAVGLWLVFAVWPPGLEEAIGRKRVFLNAVFNGITLGGLYFLVASGFTLIFGLMRNVNLAHGSLYLFGGYVGYAVSTATGSWLLSFIVAFILTALVGVLLQLIVFRRMEGQDLRQTMVTIGLSIVFADLMLWACGGDFYQIQTPNWLIGPIELPLVTAIKSSGEPVYLRYPLVRLVIFAASVVIGVAMWLALNRTRAGMIIRAGVDDRDILAATGVRIQLVFVAVFAFGAGLAGIAGVVGGTFQSLSPGEDIRFLLASLVVVIVGGMGSIPGAALGALIIGLAEQLGSVYIPTYAIVVTFLIMVLVLAIRPQGLLARR is encoded by the coding sequence ATGAGCCGCTTCGTCGAACGCCATCCGGCCTGGGCGCTGATCTCGATCATTGCCATTGCCGTCGGGCTGTGGCTGGTCTTCGCGGTCTGGCCGCCGGGCCTGGAAGAGGCCATCGGCCGCAAGCGCGTCTTCCTCAACGCGGTCTTCAACGGCATCACGCTCGGCGGACTCTACTTCCTCGTCGCCAGCGGCTTCACGCTGATCTTCGGCCTGATGCGCAACGTCAACCTCGCGCACGGCTCGCTCTATCTGTTCGGCGGCTATGTCGGCTACGCCGTCAGCACGGCGACCGGCTCCTGGCTGCTCAGCTTCATCGTCGCCTTCATCCTCACCGCCCTGGTCGGCGTCCTGCTCCAGTTGATCGTGTTCCGCCGGATGGAGGGACAGGACCTCAGGCAGACCATGGTGACGATCGGGCTTTCGATCGTGTTCGCCGATCTCATGCTGTGGGCCTGTGGCGGCGACTTCTACCAGATCCAGACGCCGAACTGGCTGATCGGCCCCATCGAGCTGCCGCTGGTCACGGCGATCAAATCCTCGGGCGAGCCGGTCTATCTCCGATATCCCCTGGTGCGGCTGGTGATCTTCGCCGCCTCCGTCGTGATCGGCGTGGCGATGTGGCTCGCGCTCAATCGCACCCGCGCCGGCATGATCATCCGCGCCGGCGTCGACGACCGCGATATCCTCGCCGCGACCGGGGTGCGCATCCAGCTCGTCTTCGTGGCGGTGTTCGCGTTCGGCGCAGGACTTGCCGGCATCGCCGGCGTCGTCGGCGGCACCTTCCAGTCATTATCCCCGGGCGAGGACATCCGCTTCCTGCTCGCCTCCCTCGTCGTCGTGATCGTGGGCGGCATGGGCTCGATCCCCGGCGCGGCGCTCGGCGCGCTGATCATCGGCCTCGCCGAACAGCTCGGCTCGGTCTACATCCCGACCTATGCCATCGTCGTGACCTTCCTGATCATGGTGCTGGTGTTGGCGATCCGGCCGCAAGGCCTGTTGGCGAGGCGCTGA
- a CDS encoding phosphoenolpyruvate hydrolase family protein has translation MPRFERAALLRRFREMAKRGEPIVGGGAGTGLSAKCEEAGGVDLIVIYNSGRYRMAGRGSLAGLMAYGDANAIVLEMAGEVLPVVTRTPVLAGVNGTDPFRDMDAFLDQLKALGFAGVQNFPTVGLIDGTFRANLEETGMSYALEIDMIAKAHDKDMLTTPYVFSEKEAAAMAIAGADIVVCHMGLTTGGSIGAQTALKLKDCPAQIDTWASAALSVNPDILVLAHGGPIADPADADFIMKNTRHCHGFYGASSMERLPVERALTEQVRQFKAIGAR, from the coding sequence ATGCCAAGGTTTGAACGCGCAGCACTTCTGAGGCGGTTCCGCGAGATGGCGAAGCGCGGCGAGCCGATCGTCGGCGGCGGCGCCGGCACCGGCCTGTCAGCCAAATGCGAGGAGGCCGGCGGCGTCGATCTCATCGTGATCTACAATTCCGGACGCTACCGCATGGCCGGACGCGGCTCGCTCGCGGGCCTGATGGCTTACGGCGATGCCAACGCCATCGTGCTGGAGATGGCCGGCGAAGTGCTGCCCGTGGTCACGAGGACGCCGGTGCTCGCGGGCGTCAACGGCACCGATCCGTTCCGCGACATGGACGCGTTTCTCGACCAGCTGAAGGCGCTCGGCTTCGCAGGAGTGCAGAACTTTCCGACCGTCGGCCTGATCGACGGCACCTTCCGCGCCAATCTCGAAGAGACCGGCATGTCCTACGCGCTCGAGATCGACATGATCGCCAAGGCGCACGACAAGGACATGCTGACGACGCCCTATGTGTTCAGCGAGAAGGAAGCCGCCGCGATGGCGATCGCCGGCGCCGACATCGTCGTCTGCCACATGGGCTTGACGACCGGCGGCTCGATCGGCGCGCAGACCGCGTTGAAGCTGAAGGACTGTCCGGCGCAGATCGACACCTGGGCCTCCGCCGCGCTCAGCGTCAATCCCGACATCCTGGTGCTGGCGCATGGCGGCCCGATCGCGGATCCCGCCGACGCCGATTTCATCATGAAGAACACCCGCCATTGCCACGGCTTCTACGGGGCCTCCTCGATGGAACGGCTTCCCGTGGAGCGGGCGTTGACGGAGCAGGTACGTCAATTCAAGGCGATCGGCGCGCGATAA
- a CDS encoding helix-turn-helix transcriptional regulator, protein MSRALAVFHGRFGRATVYQLNRPFNIHAHREGHLIFHVGGMPACIDVSEGHHDLNETSVVAVNPWEPHNFLPADLDGGAIFFVLYVNAEWFAPDASGTHRMRFGRTQFRRTPALDKHIRRTAALVCGAPSLSSLDSELRRLIDICYDESWQQAEIARDPRANGSVTDFRVRKCIKMMSESPGAEIELDTIARESGLSRPHFYRLFRVQTGVTPNLYLNTLIMEHALEALVASETPIADIGFDLGFSSQSGFTRFFAANVGMAPTDYRRAAKILRA, encoded by the coding sequence ATGAGCCGTGCGCTCGCCGTCTTCCACGGCCGGTTCGGCCGGGCGACGGTTTATCAGTTGAACCGCCCTTTCAATATCCACGCCCATCGTGAAGGTCATCTGATCTTCCATGTTGGCGGCATGCCGGCATGCATCGACGTCTCCGAGGGACACCACGATCTCAACGAGACGTCCGTCGTCGCGGTCAATCCCTGGGAGCCGCATAATTTCCTGCCCGCCGATCTCGACGGCGGCGCGATCTTCTTCGTGCTCTATGTCAATGCCGAATGGTTTGCACCCGATGCCTCCGGCACCCACCGGATGCGTTTCGGCCGCACCCAGTTCCGGCGCACGCCGGCGCTGGACAAGCACATCAGGCGGACGGCCGCGCTCGTGTGCGGCGCACCATCGCTCTCCAGCCTCGATTCCGAGCTGCGGCGGCTGATCGACATCTGCTACGACGAAAGCTGGCAGCAGGCCGAGATCGCGCGCGATCCACGCGCAAACGGCTCCGTCACCGATTTCCGCGTGCGCAAATGCATCAAGATGATGTCGGAGAGCCCCGGCGCCGAGATCGAGCTCGATACGATCGCGCGGGAATCCGGACTGTCGCGACCGCATTTCTACCGGCTGTTCCGCGTCCAGACCGGCGTGACGCCGAACCTCTATCTCAACACGCTGATCATGGAACATGCGCTCGAAGCGCTGGTGGCAAGCGAGACTCCGATCGCCGATATCGGCTTCGATCTCGGCTTCTCCTCGCAGAGCGGCTTCACCCGCTTCTTCGCCGCCAATGTGGGAATGGCCCCGACCGATTATCGACGCGCAGCCAAGATTTTGCGCGCCTGA
- a CDS encoding ABC transporter ATP-binding protein, whose product MDSVAQRLSAVGAGAALELRGVTRLFGALAALTDVTITVRPGERRAVLGSNGAGKTTLFNCITGDFAPSSGTIRFFGEDVTHFPPYERIRRGLRRTYQISALFPGLTVQDNVYLACRGVSRGRFSLLRPGQNDALMHAADNLVQAVHLAAVKDQRVAELAHGQQRQLEIALALAGAPRFVLFDEPAAGLSPTERAELIEILTSLPAHIGYIIIEHDMDVALRVVESVTMMHNGRIFKEGLPEEIQSDPEVQELYLGGGHE is encoded by the coding sequence ATGGATAGCGTCGCCCAACGCCTCTCGGCCGTCGGCGCCGGCGCCGCGCTGGAGCTGCGCGGCGTGACGCGGTTGTTCGGCGCGCTCGCGGCGCTGACCGACGTCACCATCACCGTGCGGCCCGGCGAACGCCGCGCCGTGCTCGGCTCCAACGGCGCCGGCAAGACCACGTTGTTCAACTGCATCACCGGCGACTTCGCGCCCTCCTCCGGCACGATCCGCTTCTTCGGCGAGGACGTCACGCATTTCCCGCCCTATGAACGCATCCGCCGCGGGCTGCGCCGGACCTACCAGATCTCGGCCTTGTTTCCCGGCCTCACCGTGCAGGACAATGTCTATCTCGCCTGCCGCGGCGTCTCGCGCGGACGCTTCTCGTTGCTGCGGCCGGGACAGAACGATGCCCTGATGCATGCGGCCGACAACCTCGTCCAGGCCGTGCATCTGGCCGCCGTGAAAGACCAGCGCGTGGCGGAGCTCGCGCACGGCCAGCAGCGCCAGCTCGAGATCGCGCTCGCGCTCGCCGGCGCCCCGCGCTTCGTCCTGTTCGACGAGCCGGCCGCGGGCCTGTCGCCGACCGAACGGGCCGAGCTGATCGAGATCCTGACCTCGCTGCCGGCGCATATCGGCTACATCATCATCGAGCACGACATGGACGTCGCCTTGCGCGTCGTCGAGAGCGTCACGATGATGCACAACGGCCGCATCTTCAAGGAGGGCCTGCCGGAGGAGATCCAGTCCGACCCCGAGGTGCAGGAGCTTTATCTCGGAGGCGGCCATGAATGA
- a CDS encoding flotillin family protein encodes MSGMLVGELILWLIVAIVVIVVGVYIVNWLYHRSSKETSFVRTGFLGERVVINGGAFVLPFIHDYTPVNMNVLPMGIVRSRQDAVITRDRMRVDIEADFYVRVQATREAVSIAAATLGRRTMEPGQLHALLAGKFISAIRSIASEMTLEQMHEQRGEYVARVKANAAEALAQNGLELESVAITDLDQTDLEFFNPSNRFDAEGLTQLMQDIEAKRKLRNDIEQDSMIKIRARNLEAERQALEIERESETARLEQERDIEMRRALQRTEVARERALRETEAEQAQISAREAIERARIANDQAIAEARIASERETRQKEIERTRTIEEKELLAREEIEKTRIANQRSIDTTRIASEREVRQREIERMRTVEEAEIAAREAIEKARIQQDRVVTDARIANEEETRRREIERTRAVDEAEIAAREATEKARIAQTLIVNVERISSDERTRALEIQQVRTIQEAEIEAQRAVEAARIARERTLAAERIAAEQNTRQLEIERNQALDVAGIAARETTEASRIAQEERVRSLEIARNRAVEEADIASREAIEAARIAQEKAVAAERIQAERDTRSLEIERTGVLEAAELKRRDAIERQRITVDLALEAERINSSKKREVLNIEQKKAIEIADEDRVIALSTKKSERIDADRQVRQAEIVARKEVETTDVSREQALEAARIERRRSIEQLEVARVQSLQEAEIASREEVERARIASDRGLDEARVGRERELRKLEVNREKEVETVLMEKAIAIHLKSLEESAAKASAEEARMRATEATERVITARESEIAKRRKTVEVLLAEKQAEETRIAAEAERVRAAVEAEAQRMLNEAENVLTDQARYSLFRRKLLDRIEGIVRESVKPMEKIEGIRILQVDGLNGNGHGGNGGRSATDEVIDSALRYRVQAPLIDSILSDIGVEGGSLSKMPGLIREARDMQGIRESARKSGGGGGGGDKPAASPAPSAEGGEPPAERGPRKKS; translated from the coding sequence ATGTCGGGGATGCTCGTCGGTGAATTGATCCTCTGGCTGATCGTCGCGATCGTCGTGATCGTGGTCGGCGTCTATATCGTGAACTGGCTCTATCACCGCTCCTCCAAGGAGACATCGTTCGTCCGGACCGGTTTCCTCGGCGAGCGCGTGGTGATCAATGGCGGCGCGTTCGTGCTGCCGTTCATCCACGATTACACGCCGGTCAACATGAACGTGCTGCCGATGGGCATCGTGCGCTCCCGGCAGGACGCCGTCATCACCCGCGACCGCATGCGCGTCGACATCGAGGCCGATTTCTACGTCCGCGTCCAGGCGACCCGCGAAGCGGTGTCCATCGCGGCCGCCACCCTCGGCCGCCGCACCATGGAGCCGGGGCAACTGCATGCCCTCCTCGCCGGCAAGTTCATCTCGGCGATCCGTTCAATCGCCTCCGAAATGACCCTCGAGCAGATGCACGAGCAGCGCGGCGAGTATGTCGCCCGCGTCAAGGCCAACGCGGCGGAGGCCCTCGCTCAGAACGGCCTCGAGCTGGAGTCGGTCGCCATCACCGATCTCGACCAGACCGATCTCGAATTCTTCAACCCCTCGAACCGGTTCGACGCCGAAGGCCTGACCCAGCTGATGCAGGACATCGAGGCCAAGCGGAAGCTGCGCAACGACATCGAGCAGGACTCGATGATCAAGATCCGCGCCCGCAACCTGGAGGCCGAGCGGCAGGCGCTGGAGATCGAGCGCGAGAGCGAGACCGCGCGGCTGGAGCAGGAACGCGACATCGAGATGCGCCGCGCGCTTCAGCGCACGGAAGTCGCCCGCGAACGGGCGCTGCGCGAAACCGAGGCCGAGCAGGCGCAGATCTCCGCGCGCGAAGCCATCGAGCGCGCCCGCATCGCCAACGACCAGGCGATTGCGGAAGCCCGCATCGCCTCCGAGCGCGAAACCCGCCAGAAGGAGATCGAGCGGACCCGCACCATCGAGGAAAAGGAGCTGCTGGCACGCGAGGAGATCGAGAAGACGAGGATCGCCAACCAGCGCTCGATCGACACCACGCGGATCGCATCCGAGCGCGAGGTGCGCCAGCGCGAGATCGAGCGGATGCGCACGGTCGAGGAAGCCGAGATCGCGGCGCGCGAAGCCATCGAGAAGGCGCGGATCCAGCAGGACCGCGTCGTCACCGATGCCCGCATCGCCAACGAGGAGGAAACGCGCCGCCGCGAGATCGAGCGCACCCGCGCGGTCGACGAGGCCGAGATCGCCGCCCGTGAGGCCACCGAGAAGGCCCGCATCGCCCAGACGCTGATCGTCAATGTCGAGCGCATCTCCTCGGACGAGCGCACCCGCGCGCTGGAGATCCAGCAGGTTCGCACCATCCAGGAGGCCGAGATCGAGGCGCAGCGCGCGGTCGAGGCCGCCCGCATCGCCCGCGAGCGGACGCTCGCCGCCGAGCGCATCGCCGCCGAGCAGAACACGCGGCAGCTGGAGATCGAGCGCAACCAGGCACTCGACGTCGCCGGCATTGCGGCGCGCGAGACCACCGAGGCCAGCCGGATCGCCCAGGAGGAGCGCGTGCGCTCGCTGGAGATCGCCCGCAACCGCGCCGTCGAGGAGGCCGACATCGCCTCGCGCGAGGCGATCGAGGCGGCCCGCATCGCCCAGGAGAAGGCGGTCGCGGCCGAGCGCATCCAGGCCGAGCGCGATACGCGTTCGCTCGAGATCGAGCGCACCGGCGTGCTGGAGGCGGCCGAGCTGAAGCGGCGCGACGCCATCGAGCGCCAGCGCATCACGGTCGATCTGGCGCTCGAGGCCGAGCGCATCAATTCCTCCAAGAAGCGCGAGGTGCTCAACATCGAGCAGAAGAAGGCGATCGAGATCGCCGACGAGGACCGCGTCATCGCACTGTCGACCAAGAAGTCCGAGCGGATCGATGCCGATCGCCAGGTCCGGCAGGCCGAGATCGTCGCGCGCAAGGAGGTCGAGACCACGGACGTGTCGCGCGAGCAGGCGCTGGAAGCGGCCCGGATCGAGCGGCGGCGCTCGATCGAGCAGCTCGAAGTCGCCCGGGTGCAGTCGCTGCAGGAGGCCGAGATCGCCTCTCGCGAGGAGGTCGAGCGCGCGCGCATCGCATCCGACCGCGGCCTCGACGAAGCCCGCGTCGGCCGCGAGCGCGAGCTGCGCAAGCTCGAGGTCAACCGCGAGAAGGAGGTCGAGACCGTCCTGATGGAGAAGGCCATCGCCATCCATCTGAAGTCTCTCGAAGAGTCCGCCGCCAAGGCGTCGGCCGAGGAAGCGCGGATGCGCGCGACCGAAGCCACCGAGCGCGTCATTACCGCGCGCGAGAGCGAGATCGCCAAGCGGCGCAAGACGGTCGAGGTGCTGCTCGCCGAGAAACAGGCCGAGGAGACCCGGATCGCCGCGGAAGCCGAGCGCGTGCGCGCCGCCGTCGAGGCCGAAGCGCAGCGGATGCTGAACGAGGCCGAGAACGTGCTGACCGATCAGGCGCGCTACTCGCTGTTCCGCCGCAAGCTGCTCGACCGGATCGAGGGCATCGTCCGCGAGAGCGTCAAGCCGATGGAGAAGATCGAGGGCATCCGCATCCTCCAGGTCGACGGCCTCAACGGCAACGGCCACGGCGGCAATGGCGGCCGCAGCGCCACCGACGAAGTCATCGACTCCGCCCTGCGCTATCGCGTCCAGGCGCCGCTAATCGACTCGATCCTGTCGGACATCGGCGTCGAAGGCGGCAGTCTCTCCAAAATGCCGGGCCTGATCCGCGAAGCCCGTGACATGCAGGGGATCAGGGAGTCCGCGCGCAAGAGCGGCGGAGGCGGAGGTGGCGGCGACAAGCCGGCGGCCTCGCCGGCCCCCTCGGCCGAAGGTGGGGAACCGCCGGCCGAGCGCGGGCCGCGGAAGAAGAGCTGA